In one Chitinivorax tropicus genomic region, the following are encoded:
- the mltB gene encoding lytic murein transglycosylase B, which yields MRRSLRFAVACLFTCLVVPTTPAEEVVVPALLDRPEVMSFIERMVEQHQFDRQGLYDLFNEAVFKPTILNVLDKPATSRPWYQFQTNFLTDAKVRDGVAYWRQHQVWLDKARQMFGVPPEIIVAILGVETNFGRNAGSFRAWDALTTIAFDYPRRAEYFQQELEQFLLLAREENKPPLTLKSSYAGALGSPQFMPSSYRKYAIDLDGDGRRDIWGHPADAVGSVAAYFNQYGWKADGMVAVRAQVSGNQVEQLLADKFNLHYTIDELATMGIKPVNALPGNEPAVVFMLETDPGVTEYWLGLTNFYAITRYNRSVNYAMAVNLLAQRLRIAYDDPIEAAPPRSSRPPARRGRAAS from the coding sequence ATGCGTCGCTCTCTCCGATTTGCTGTTGCCTGTTTATTCACCTGTTTGGTCGTGCCCACCACACCAGCTGAAGAGGTGGTCGTGCCCGCCCTGCTGGACAGACCAGAGGTCATGTCGTTTATCGAGCGTATGGTGGAGCAACATCAATTCGATCGTCAGGGGTTATACGATTTGTTCAACGAGGCGGTATTCAAGCCCACCATTCTGAATGTGTTGGACAAACCGGCGACTTCGCGCCCATGGTACCAGTTTCAGACCAATTTTCTCACTGATGCCAAGGTGCGTGACGGCGTAGCCTATTGGCGGCAGCATCAGGTCTGGTTGGACAAGGCACGGCAGATGTTTGGCGTGCCGCCAGAGATCATTGTGGCCATCCTTGGTGTGGAAACCAATTTCGGGCGTAATGCCGGCAGCTTTCGTGCTTGGGATGCCTTGACGACGATTGCTTTCGATTACCCGCGTCGAGCAGAGTATTTTCAACAGGAACTGGAACAGTTTCTGTTACTGGCGCGGGAAGAAAATAAGCCGCCGTTGACACTCAAAAGCTCCTATGCCGGGGCATTGGGTTCTCCGCAATTCATGCCCAGCAGTTATCGTAAATATGCCATCGACCTGGATGGTGATGGGCGACGCGATATCTGGGGGCATCCAGCAGATGCCGTTGGCAGCGTGGCGGCCTATTTCAACCAATATGGCTGGAAGGCGGACGGCATGGTGGCGGTAAGGGCACAGGTTTCCGGCAACCAGGTGGAGCAATTGTTGGCCGATAAATTCAACCTGCATTACACCATCGATGAGCTGGCCACCATGGGGATCAAACCTGTCAACGCGCTACCAGGCAACGAGCCTGCGGTGGTGTTCATGTTGGAAACCGACCCTGGCGTAACCGAATACTGGCTTGGATTGACCAATTTCTATGCGATTACCCGCTATAACCGTAGTGTGAACTATGCGATGGCGGTCAATTTGCTGGCGCAACGTCTGCGCATCGCCTATGACGACCCCATCGAGGCGGCCCCACCTCGGTCAAGCCGCCCGCCCGCCAGGCGTGGGCG
- a CDS encoding VanZ family protein produces MMSHNTLTRIWLIAGWGMIALVWYLCLIPAPPQLDINHADKLEHAATYMFLMLWFAQLQPPRRRRQVIMWGLITMGIAIEFAQKATGYRSFDMWDMLANGTGAVLGMLLSHTMLGRLLPGQQRHATAD; encoded by the coding sequence ATGATGTCACATAACACGCTAACACGCATCTGGCTGATCGCAGGCTGGGGCATGATCGCATTGGTCTGGTATCTGTGCCTGATCCCCGCCCCGCCTCAGCTGGATATCAATCATGCAGACAAATTGGAACACGCTGCCACGTATATGTTCCTGATGTTGTGGTTTGCCCAGCTCCAACCACCCCGCCGCCGCCGTCAGGTCATCATGTGGGGCTTGATCACCATGGGCATCGCCATCGAATTCGCGCAGAAAGCAACTGGATACCGCAGCTTTGATATGTGGGACATGCTGGCCAATGGTACAGGCGCCGTGCTGGGCATGCTGTTGTCGCACACCATGTTGGGCAGGCTGCTACCTGGGCAACAACGGCACGCCACCGCTGATTGA